Part of the Acidimicrobiales bacterium genome is shown below.
CGATCCCGCTCCTGATCGAGCGGGCCACGGACGCCATCGACCACGACACCCAGCTGCTCATCTTCGGGGCGCTGTTCATCGGGTTCGCCATCAAGGTGCCGATGTTCCCGTTCCACACCTGGTTGCCCGACGCCCACACCGAGGCGCCCACGGTGGGCTCGGTGATCCTGGCCGCCGTCCTCCTGAAGCTCGGCACCTACGGGTTCATCCGGGTGGCCGTGCCGATCCTGCCCGAGGCGGCCCAGTCGTGGGCGCCGTGGATCGGGGCGCTGGCGGTGGTCGGCATCATCTACGGCGCGCTCGGCTGCCTGGCCCAGACCGACATGAAGCGGCTGATCGCCTTCTCGTCGGTGGCCCACATGGGGTTCGTGATGCTCGGCATCTCGACCCTCACCGACTTCGGCTTCAACGCCGCCATCTTCGGCATGGTCGCCCACGGCCTGATCACCGGGATGCTGTTCTTCCTGGCCGGCTCGGTGAAGGACCGCTACCACACCCTCGACATGGGGCGGCTCGGCGGCCTGCTCGTGTCGGCGCCCCGGCTCGGCTGGATCCTCGGGTTCTGCGCGATGGCCTCGCTCGGCCTGCCCGGCCTGGCCGGGTTCTGGGGCGAGTTCCCGGCCATCCTGTCGGCCTACTCGCCCCACGAGGCCCTCTCCGAGGAGCTGTTCAGGGTCTACATGGTCGTCGCCGCCATCGGCACCGTGTTCGCCGCCGGCTACCTGCTGTGGATGCTCCAGAAGACGGCGTTCGGCACGCCCAGGGAGGAGTTCGTCCACGAGCACATCTCCGACGTGCACGTGCCCGAGTGGCTGGCCTGGGCGCCGATGCTGGCGCTCATCGTCGCCCTCGGCGTCTACCCGAACCTGCTGTTCGGGGTGACCGACGACGCCGTGATGCGAGCCCTCGGGATCTAGGCCGTGCACGTCCTCGCCCAGGCCGCCTTCGACGCGCCGAACCTCGACTACCACGCGCTCGCGCCCGAGATCGTCCTCACCGTGGCGCTGGTCGTCCTCCTGCTCGTCGACCTCGTCGCCCCGGACGAGAGCCGGTGGACGGCGTCGACGGTCGGCGCCTTCGGGCTCCTCGCCCCGCTGCTGCCGATCCTGACCCTGGCCGTCGACGGGACGGACCGGTCGCTGTTCGGCGGCGCCTACGTGGTCGACGACTTCGCGCTGGTGATGAAGGGCCTGCTGCTGGTGGCGGGCTACGTCACCGTCCTCATGTCGACCAACGACATCGGCGAGGGCGACTACGCCCAGGGCGAGTACTACTTCCTGCTGCTGTCGTCGGTCCTCGGCATGGTGGTGATGGCCTCGTCGAGGGACCTGGTGTCGATCTTCGTCGCCCTCGAGCTGCTGTCGATCCCCGCCTACCTGCTCGCCGGCTGGCGCAAGCGCGACCTGAGGGGCAACGAGGCCGGGCTGAAGTACTACCTGATGGGCGTGTTCGCCTCGGCGATCATGCTCTACGGGATGTCGCTGGTGTACGGCGTGAGCGGCACGACCGTCCTCGCCGGCATCCGCGACGCGGTGAGCGTCGGCGACAGCCAGCCGGTCGTCACCGTCGGGATCATGTTCGTGCTGATCGGGTTCCTGTTCAAGGTGTCGGCCGTGCCCTTCCACACCTGGGCGCCGGACACGTACGAGGGCGCCCCCACCCCGATCACCGCCTTCCTGTCGGTGGCGTCGAAGGCGGCCGGGTTCGTCGCCCTCCTCCAGCTCGTGCTGGTCGGCTTCCTCGGGCGGGAGGACGTGTACCGCCCGCTGTTCTGGGTGCTGTGCGCGGTGACGATGACGGTCGGCAACCTGATCGCCCTGCGCCAGACCAACGTGGTGCGGCTGCTGGCCTACTCGTCGGTGGCCCAGGGCGGGTTCATCCTGCTCCCGTTCGTCGCCGTGCAGGCGAGCGACGCGGCCACCGAGAACGCGCTCACGGCCATCGTCACCTACCTCGTGATCTACGCGGCGATGAACCTCGGCGCGTTCGCCGTCGTCATCGCCGTCGCCCGCAAGACCCGGTCGGGCACGATCGCCTCCTACGGCGGGCTGTTCGAGTACGCCCCCGGCCTCGCCGTGGTGATGGGCGTGTTCCTGTTCTCCCTGGCCGGCATCCCCCCGCTCGGCGGCTGGATGGCCAAGTTCGTGGTGTTCAGGGCCCTGCTCACCGACGCCGACGGCTGGGCCGTCGCCCTGGCCGTGATCGCCGCCGTCAACTCGGTGATCGGGCTCTTCTACTACGCGTCCGTGGCGAGGGAGATGTTCTTCCGGCCCGTGCCCGACGAGGACCGCACGCCCGTGCGGGTCCCCGTCGCGCTGGCCGCGGCCGTGGCCCTGACGGCGGCGGCCACCCTGCTGTTCGGCGTGCTGCCCGGGATCGCCACCCGCCTCGGCGACCTCGGCGACCTCGTCGCCCTCGGGGGCTGAGCCCACGAACCGCCTCGAGGAGCGGGTCGCGGCGAGGATCGCCCGGCTCGGCCCGCTCCCGTACGCGGAGGTCGTGGAGGCCGCCCTCTACGACCCCGAGCTCGGCTTCTACGCGAGCGGCGGCGCGGCCGGCCGGCGGGGCGACTTCCTGACCGCCCCGGAGGTGGGCCCGCTGTTCGGGGCGCTCGTCGCCAGGGCGCTCGACCGGTGGTGGGCCGACGCCGGCCGGCCCGACCCGTGGCTGGTGGTGGAGGCCGGCGCCGGGCGGGGGACCCTGGCCCGGACGGTCCTCGCCGCCGCCCCGGCGTGCGCCGGCGCCCTCCGCTACGTGCTGGTCGAGCGGTCGGCCGCCCTGCGGGCCGAGCACGCCCGGCACCTGCCCTGGTCGGCGCCGCGGGAGGTCGAGCTCGACAGCGCGGGCGGCGGGCCGGTGGTCACCAGCCTGGGCGAGCTGCCGGCCGGGCTCGACGGCCCGGTCGCGGTGCTGGCCAACGAGCTGCTCGACAACCTGCCCTTCGACGTGGTCGAGCGCCGCGACGGCCGGTGGTGCGAGGTCCGCGTCGGCGCCGGGGCCGGCGGCCTCGAGGAGGTGCCGGTCGAGGCCCCGCCCGACGTGGCGGCGAGGGCGGACGCGCTCGTGCCCGAGGCCACCGACGGCACCCGCATCCCGCTCCAGCAGGCGGCCGCCGCCTGGCTGGCCGCCGCCCTGGCCGTCGCCCCCTCGGTGCGGGTCGTGGTCGTCGACTACACGGTGCCGACGACGGCCGAGCTGGCCGGGCGGGGCTTCGCCGGGTGGCTGCGCACCTACCGGGGCCACGAGCGGGGCGGGCCGCCCCTCGCCGACCTCGGCACCCAGGACCTCACCTGCGACGTGGCCGAGGACCAGCTGGCCAGGGTCCGCGCTCCGGTGGCGAGGGCCACCCAGGCCGAGGCCCTCGCCGCCCTCGGCATCGACGAGCTGGTCGAGGAGGGTCGCCGGGTGTGGGCCGAGCGGGCCGCCGTCGGCGACCTCGCCGCGCTCCGGGCGAGGAGCCGGGCGAGGGAGGCCGAGGCCCTCCTCGACCCGGCCGGCCTCGGGGCCTTCACCGTGCTGGAGTGGCAGACGTAGGCTCCGGTCATGAGCGACGACACTCGACAGGCGGCGATCGAGGACTGGCTCGTCGAGGAGCGGAGCTTCCCGCCGCCGGACTGGTTCAAGGCCGACGCCCTCGTCACCGACACGTCGTTGTACGACGAGGCCGACAAGGACGTCGAGGGGTTCTGGGCGCGGCAGGCCGCCGACCTGCTCGACTGGGACCAGGAGTGGCACACGATCTGCGAGTGGGACCTGCCCTTCGCCAAGTGGTTCGTGGGCGGGAAGCTGAACGTCGCCCACAACTGCCTGGACCGCCACGTCGCCGCCGGCCGGGGCGACCGGGTGGCGTTCCACTGGGAGGGCGAGCCCGGCGACAAGCGGACGATCACCTACGCCGACCTGCTCGCCGAGGTCCAGCGCTTCGCCAACGTGCTGAAGGGCCTCGGCGTGCGCAAGGGCGACCGGGTCAACATCTACCTGCCGATGATCCCGGAGCTGCCGGTCGCCATGCTGGCCTGCGCCCGCATCGGCGCCCCCCACTCGGTCGTGTTCGGCGGGTTCTCCTCCGACGCCCTGGCCGACCGCATCAACGACGCCGAGGCCAAGGTGCTGATCACGGCGGACGGCGGCTGGCGGCGGGGGAGCGCGGTCCCGCTGAAGGCCAACGCCGACGTGGCCGTCGCCAACACCCCGACCATCGAGCACGTGGTCGTCGTGCGCCGCACCGAGGCCGACGTGCACATGGAGGACGGCCGGGACCGCTGGTACCACGAGCTGATGGCCGAGGCCGAGGCCGACTGCCCGTGCGAGCCGGTGGACAGCGAGGACCTGCTGTACCTGCTCTACACGTCGGGCACCACGGCCAAGCCCAAGGGCATCATGCACACGACCGGCGGCTACCTCACCCA
Proteins encoded:
- a CDS encoding NADH-quinone oxidoreductase subunit M, with product IPLLIERATDAIDHDTQLLIFGALFIGFAIKVPMFPFHTWLPDAHTEAPTVGSVILAAVLLKLGTYGFIRVAVPILPEAAQSWAPWIGALAVVGIIYGALGCLAQTDMKRLIAFSSVAHMGFVMLGISTLTDFGFNAAIFGMVAHGLITGMLFFLAGSVKDRYHTLDMGRLGGLLVSAPRLGWILGFCAMASLGLPGLAGFWGEFPAILSAYSPHEALSEELFRVYMVVAAIGTVFAAGYLLWMLQKTAFGTPREEFVHEHISDVHVPEWLAWAPMLALIVALGVYPNLLFGVTDDAVMRALGI
- a CDS encoding NADH-quinone oxidoreductase subunit N, with product MHVLAQAAFDAPNLDYHALAPEIVLTVALVVLLLVDLVAPDESRWTASTVGAFGLLAPLLPILTLAVDGTDRSLFGGAYVVDDFALVMKGLLLVAGYVTVLMSTNDIGEGDYAQGEYYFLLLSSVLGMVVMASSRDLVSIFVALELLSIPAYLLAGWRKRDLRGNEAGLKYYLMGVFASAIMLYGMSLVYGVSGTTVLAGIRDAVSVGDSQPVVTVGIMFVLIGFLFKVSAVPFHTWAPDTYEGAPTPITAFLSVASKAAGFVALLQLVLVGFLGREDVYRPLFWVLCAVTMTVGNLIALRQTNVVRLLAYSSVAQGGFILLPFVAVQASDAATENALTAIVTYLVIYAAMNLGAFAVVIAVARKTRSGTIASYGGLFEYAPGLAVVMGVFLFSLAGIPPLGGWMAKFVVFRALLTDADGWAVALAVIAAVNSVIGLFYYASVAREMFFRPVPDEDRTPVRVPVALAAAVALTAAATLLFGVLPGIATRLGDLGDLVALGG
- a CDS encoding SAM-dependent methyltransferase → MEAALYDPELGFYASGGAAGRRGDFLTAPEVGPLFGALVARALDRWWADAGRPDPWLVVEAGAGRGTLARTVLAAAPACAGALRYVLVERSAALRAEHARHLPWSAPREVELDSAGGGPVVTSLGELPAGLDGPVAVLANELLDNLPFDVVERRDGRWCEVRVGAGAGGLEEVPVEAPPDVAARADALVPEATDGTRIPLQQAAAAWLAAALAVAPSVRVVVVDYTVPTTAELAGRGFAGWLRTYRGHERGGPPLADLGTQDLTCDVAEDQLARVRAPVARATQAEALAALGIDELVEEGRRVWAERAAVGDLAALRARSRAREAEALLDPAGLGAFTVLEWQT